One segment of Desulfatirhabdium butyrativorans DSM 18734 DNA contains the following:
- a CDS encoding YkgJ family cysteine cluster protein — protein sequence MSCRRCGTCCKKGGPSLHLEDRELVLSGVLPLSSLVTIRKGEWVYDGKTQTIRASETEFVRIQGTGSGWRCLYWDEATRNCTLYADRPIECRALKCWDTREIEAIYDRPRLTRAEILEDVPGWLDLIRTHEKHCSIDRLTRLLLQCGNHLPDAGIEELVAFDGNMRKLTVERSGISPDILPFLYGRALREVIEQIRVANRSLI from the coding sequence ATGTCTTGCCGAAGATGCGGCACCTGCTGCAAAAAAGGCGGACCCAGTCTCCATCTGGAGGATCGGGAGCTTGTCCTGAGCGGTGTCCTGCCGCTTTCCTCACTGGTTACCATTCGGAAAGGCGAGTGGGTATACGATGGGAAAACGCAAACCATCAGAGCCTCAGAGACCGAGTTTGTTCGGATACAGGGTACGGGGTCAGGCTGGCGATGTCTGTACTGGGATGAAGCTACCCGGAACTGCACCCTGTATGCGGATCGCCCCATCGAGTGCCGGGCGCTGAAGTGCTGGGATACTCGGGAAATCGAGGCCATTTACGATCGGCCCCGATTGACAAGGGCGGAAATTCTGGAGGATGTTCCCGGATGGCTGGATCTGATCCGGACCCATGAAAAGCACTGCAGCATCGATCGATTGACGCGGCTTCTCCTTCAGTGCGGCAACCACCTCCCTGATGCAGGAATCGAGGAGCTGGTTGCCTTCGACGGGAACATGCGAAAGCTCACGGTGGAACGATCCGGGATATCCCCGGACATCCTGCCCTTTCTCTATGGGAGGGCGCTTCGTGAAGTGATTGAACAAATCCGGGTTGCCAACAGAAGCCTCATATAG